In Thermus tengchongensis, a single genomic region encodes these proteins:
- a CDS encoding chorismate-binding protein, with product MRPALLESLGPRTPFARLSLLGVRPAHRLEVWEGRLYLDGRRVGEALDLFRYLERGLGKGYFPAWMGFFAYEFARHLGLPTHGPLPGLPEAAFYYYPEGFALLEGRLVERPSFPLEPVPYLPPPLPHYPLVSDFPQGAFLQGVLEVQERIRAGVVYQVNLSHRFRLLGPVDPLLLYARLRALNPSPFMGLLEGEGWAVVSGSPERLFQKVGARVLARPIAGTRPRGGSPEEDLSLEAELLASAKERAEHAMLVDLLRNDLARVALPGTVRVRELFTVERYAHVMHLVSEVEGYTRAALGEVFASLFPGGTITGAPKGTVMAAIRELEPVPRGPYTGSLGYASGRGADFNILIRSFQRVGEEVLFSAGAGIVIASDPGAEYRETLHKAESLLLALERGRPGRRPEPPKATAAWAPPPPPRRVRARVLFLENRDSFSYNLVDYLRALGAEVEVVDQEEVPRFQGFTHLVVGPGPKDPFTAGRVLEWTQRAVAEGLPFLGVCLGHQALGVALGAELYRERPVHGEAHSIFHSGERLFAGLPNPLPFARYHSLALRNLPSHIRLLAWTAEGVPMAIWDGRQAYGVQFHPESILSPWGMELLARFLEEA from the coding sequence ATGCGCCCGGCGCTACTGGAGTCTTTGGGGCCGAGGACCCCTTTTGCCCGGCTTTCCCTTCTGGGGGTGCGTCCCGCCCACCGCCTCGAGGTGTGGGAGGGCCGGCTTTACCTGGACGGGAGGCGGGTGGGGGAGGCTTTGGACCTCTTCCGCTACCTGGAAAGGGGTCTGGGGAAGGGATACTTCCCTGCCTGGATGGGGTTTTTCGCCTACGAGTTCGCCCGGCACCTGGGCCTTCCCACCCACGGGCCCCTGCCGGGCCTCCCCGAAGCGGCCTTCTACTACTACCCCGAGGGCTTCGCCCTCCTGGAGGGCCGCCTGGTGGAGCGGCCTTCCTTTCCCCTGGAACCCGTGCCCTATCTGCCCCCGCCCTTGCCCCACTATCCTCTGGTTTCCGACTTCCCCCAAGGGGCCTTCCTCCAAGGGGTCCTGGAGGTGCAGGAAAGGATCCGCGCCGGGGTGGTCTACCAGGTGAACCTCTCCCACCGCTTCCGCCTCCTGGGCCCCGTGGACCCCCTCCTCCTCTACGCCCGGCTCCGGGCCCTGAACCCTTCCCCCTTCATGGGGCTTCTGGAGGGGGAAGGCTGGGCGGTGGTCTCGGGGAGCCCGGAGAGGCTTTTCCAGAAGGTGGGGGCCCGGGTCCTGGCCCGGCCCATCGCCGGCACCCGGCCTAGGGGAGGGAGCCCGGAGGAGGACCTGAGCCTGGAGGCAGAGCTTTTGGCCTCGGCCAAGGAGCGGGCGGAGCACGCCATGCTGGTGGACCTCCTCCGCAACGACCTGGCCCGTGTGGCCCTGCCGGGGACGGTGCGGGTGCGGGAGCTTTTCACCGTGGAGCGCTATGCCCACGTGATGCACCTGGTCTCCGAGGTGGAGGGCTATACCCGGGCCGCCTTGGGGGAGGTTTTCGCCAGCCTCTTTCCCGGCGGGACCATCACCGGGGCCCCCAAGGGCACGGTGATGGCGGCCATAAGGGAGCTGGAGCCCGTCCCCCGGGGGCCCTACACCGGGAGCCTGGGGTACGCCTCGGGCCGGGGAGCGGACTTCAACATCCTCATCCGCTCCTTCCAACGGGTGGGGGAGGAGGTCCTCTTTTCGGCGGGGGCGGGGATCGTCATCGCCTCGGACCCAGGGGCAGAGTACCGGGAAACCCTGCACAAGGCGGAAAGCCTCCTCCTGGCCCTGGAGCGGGGCCGTCCAGGCCGGAGGCCCGAACCCCCCAAGGCCACCGCCGCCTGGGCCCCACCCCCGCCCCCCAGGCGGGTGCGGGCCCGGGTGCTCTTCCTGGAGAACCGGGACTCCTTCAGCTACAACCTGGTGGACTACCTGCGGGCCCTGGGGGCCGAGGTGGAGGTGGTGGACCAAGAGGAGGTCCCCCGCTTCCAGGGCTTCACCCACCTGGTGGTGGGCCCGGGGCCCAAGGATCCCTTCACCGCGGGCCGGGTGCTGGAGTGGACCCAGAGGGCCGTGGCGGAGGGCCTTCCCTTCCTTGGGGTCTGTCTCGGCCACCAGGCCCTGGGGGTGGCCTTGGGGGCGGAGCTTTACCGGGAAAGGCCGGTGCACGGGGAGGCCCACTCCATTTTCCATAGCGGGGAAAGGCTTTTTGCCGGTCTACCCAATCCCCTTCCCTTTGCCCGGTACCATTCCTTGGCCCTGCGAAACCTTCCTTCCCATATACGCCTTCTGGCCTGGACGGCGGAGGGGGTACCCATGGCCATTTGGGACGGCAGGCAGGCTTATGGCGTCCAGTTCCACCCGGAGAGTATCCTGTCCCCGTGGGGGATGGAGCTTTTGGCAAGGTTCCTGGAAGAGGCCTAA
- the recO gene encoding DNA repair protein RecO, whose product MVERYRLEEGVVVGRKALPQGDLLLRFLTPQGSLEAVARKGVRPSGRSGRLSLFHHVRFQLYTKGEGLPTLTQAELLGRLHGLEEPRRFLLASFLAELSYRLASPEAAPRIYPVFISGLRGIAKHERPLLPLVWAGWRVVKAGGLSPNLLGPGLYLKAGRLVHGSGPRGEEGIYLGEKGVEALRAILHLPGSEALPYLEDAPLERLFFALKHHAEEALGPLKATPTLTAEL is encoded by the coding sequence ATGGTGGAGCGTTATCGTCTGGAGGAAGGCGTGGTGGTGGGGCGTAAGGCCCTGCCCCAAGGGGATCTTCTCCTACGTTTCCTGACCCCTCAAGGGAGCCTCGAGGCCGTGGCCCGCAAGGGGGTGCGGCCCTCGGGGCGCTCGGGCAGGCTCTCCCTGTTCCATCACGTGCGCTTCCAGCTTTACACCAAAGGAGAAGGCCTTCCCACGCTTACCCAGGCGGAGCTTCTGGGGAGGCTACACGGCCTGGAGGAACCCAGGCGCTTCCTTCTGGCCTCTTTTCTGGCGGAGCTCTCCTACCGCTTAGCCTCCCCGGAGGCCGCCCCCAGGATCTATCCGGTCTTCATCTCTGGCCTGAGGGGCATCGCCAAGCACGAAAGGCCCCTTCTGCCCCTGGTATGGGCCGGATGGCGGGTGGTGAAGGCGGGGGGCTTAAGCCCAAACCTTCTGGGGCCCGGCCTATATCTGAAAGCAGGCCGCCTCGTGCACGGGTCCGGCCCGCGCGGGGAGGAGGGCATCTACTTGGGGGAAAAGGGCGTGGAGGCCCTCCGGGCCATCCTCCACCTCCCGGGTAGCGAGGCCCTCCCCTACCTGGAAGACGCTCCCCTGGAAAGGCTATTCTTCGCCCTGAAGCACCATGCGGAAGAGGCCCTAGGCCCCCTTAAGGCCACACCTACGCTCACCGCAGAACTATAG
- a CDS encoding aminotransferase class IV: protein MGDGAFGKVPGRGLRRVLLKGEPFSEPLPEGFLYHGLSVFTTLRVERGEALWLEDHLHRLRRHASALGLPYPGDGAFLKDLEALKKELARLPCLRLRFTVGEGVWLSEARPYTPLPLAAYQEGVRVLLTPYRVHPDLYRFKTGNYLPYRLALKEAEGQGAFEGLLQDGEGYVVDGSRTSPLLYRDGVLFLLEGGIEGITREQVARVAREMGLRVERARLYPWELPLAAPPPLPPHQALRRRGGEREGARGVLLLAGSGVGLLPVGPLPEALAPLVERFLPACYTK from the coding sequence GTGGGGGATGGAGCTTTTGGCAAGGTTCCTGGAAGAGGCCTAAGGCGGGTGCTCCTAAAAGGGGAGCCTTTCAGCGAGCCCCTTCCGGAAGGGTTTTTGTACCATGGCCTAAGCGTCTTCACCACCTTGCGGGTGGAAAGGGGAGAAGCCCTTTGGCTGGAGGATCACCTCCACCGCCTGCGCCGGCATGCTTCGGCCTTGGGGCTTCCCTATCCGGGGGATGGGGCATTCCTAAAAGACCTCGAGGCCCTTAAGAAGGAGCTTGCCCGTCTGCCTTGCCTTCGCCTCCGCTTCACCGTGGGGGAGGGGGTATGGCTTTCCGAGGCCCGGCCCTATACCCCCCTTCCCCTAGCCGCCTACCAAGAGGGGGTGCGGGTTCTCCTGACCCCCTACCGGGTGCATCCGGACCTGTACCGCTTCAAGACGGGCAACTACCTCCCGTACCGCCTGGCCTTGAAGGAGGCGGAGGGGCAGGGGGCCTTTGAGGGGCTTTTGCAGGATGGCGAGGGCTACGTGGTGGATGGAAGCCGCACCAGCCCTCTTCTTTACCGGGATGGGGTGCTCTTTCTTTTGGAGGGGGGCATCGAGGGCATCACCCGGGAACAGGTGGCCCGGGTAGCCCGGGAGATGGGCCTTCGGGTGGAGCGGGCCCGGCTTTACCCCTGGGAGCTTCCCCTGGCCGCGCCCCCCCCTCTTCCCCCCCACCAGGCACTGCGCCGCCGGGGAGGAGAGCGGGAGGGAGCGAGGGGGGTGTTGCTCCTGGCGGGAAGCGGGGTGGGGCTTTTGCCCGTGGGGCCGCTTCCCGAGGCCTTGGCCCCCTTGGTGGAGCGCTTCCTTCCCGCCTGCTATACTAAATAG
- the greA gene encoding transcription elongation factor GreA — protein sequence MKKPVYLTPEGFRRLQEELHHLKTTKRQEISADFEQALEEGDLRENAGYDEARRAMWQNEARIAQLEDLLARAVVVEGNGSYDQVALGCQVELETESGERLSLAIVGSHEADIFSGKISDESPLGQALLGKKVGDVVEIRGKKGAQVYTILEIKPL from the coding sequence ATGAAGAAGCCGGTTTACCTGACCCCGGAAGGCTTTAGGCGCCTTCAGGAGGAGCTGCATCACCTGAAGACCACCAAGCGGCAGGAGATTTCCGCCGACTTTGAACAGGCCCTGGAGGAAGGGGATTTAAGGGAAAACGCCGGTTACGACGAGGCGCGCCGGGCCATGTGGCAGAACGAGGCCCGCATCGCCCAGCTGGAGGACCTCCTGGCCCGGGCGGTGGTGGTGGAGGGGAATGGCTCCTACGACCAGGTGGCCCTGGGCTGCCAGGTGGAGCTGGAAACCGAATCCGGGGAAAGGCTTTCGTTGGCCATCGTGGGTAGCCACGAGGCGGATATTTTCAGCGGCAAGATCTCGGACGAGTCCCCCCTGGGCCAAGCGCTTTTAGGTAAGAAGGTGGGGGACGTGGTGGAGATAAGGGGCAAGAAGGGAGCCCAGGTCTACACCATCCTGGAGATCAAGCCCCTATAG
- a CDS encoding LabA-like NYN domain-containing protein yields MELGQHPDQRVGVFVDTQNLYHSARDYYERNVNFESLLRFAVGGRRLVRATAYVVEKEGDTSAWPFIYKLSTIGYRVRRMYLTVKELGEGGKPIYEGNWDMGIAADMVRLMPHLDVVVLGSGDGDFVEILEVLMERGIRVEVIAFRETTAQKLIDAVDRFVHLPDIPNAFMEPKNTER; encoded by the coding sequence ATGGAGCTTGGCCAGCATCCTGACCAGCGGGTGGGCGTTTTCGTGGACACCCAGAACCTTTACCACTCCGCTCGGGACTACTACGAGCGCAACGTGAACTTTGAAAGCCTCCTGCGCTTTGCCGTGGGGGGAAGGCGTCTGGTGCGGGCCACCGCCTATGTGGTGGAGAAGGAGGGAGATACCTCCGCCTGGCCCTTCATCTACAAGCTTTCCACCATCGGCTACCGGGTGCGGCGCATGTACCTCACGGTGAAGGAGTTGGGTGAGGGGGGCAAGCCCATCTACGAGGGGAACTGGGACATGGGCATCGCCGCGGACATGGTGCGGCTTATGCCCCACCTGGATGTGGTGGTCCTGGGAAGCGGGGATGGGGACTTTGTGGAGATCCTCGAGGTCCTCATGGAACGGGGCATCCGGGTGGAGGTGATCGCCTTCCGGGAGACCACCGCCCAGAAGCTCATCGATGCCGTGGACCGCTTCGTGCACCTTCCTGATATCCCCAATGCCTTCATGGAGCCCAAGAACACGGAGCGATGA
- a CDS encoding TIGR00282 family metallophosphoesterase, which translates to MRVLFIGDVMAEPGLRVVSLHLPDIRDQYDLVIANGENAAKGKGLDRRSYRILREAGVDLVSLGNHAWDHKEVYELLEREPVVRALNYPPGTPGRGWWRLDAGGESLLFVQVMGRVFMDPLDDPFRTLDALLAQEKADYILVEVHAEATSEKMALAHYLDGRVTAVLGTHTHVPTLDAMRLPKGTLYQTDVGMTGTYASIIGGEVETFLARFLTGRPQPFRAAQGRARFHATELVLEGGKGVSIGPYVWEEP; encoded by the coding sequence ATGCGGGTTCTCTTCATCGGCGATGTGATGGCTGAGCCCGGCCTAAGGGTGGTGAGCCTTCACCTGCCGGATATTCGGGATCAGTACGATCTGGTCATAGCTAACGGGGAGAACGCCGCCAAGGGTAAGGGGTTGGACCGCCGTTCCTACCGCATCCTGCGCGAGGCGGGGGTGGACCTGGTTTCCCTGGGAAACCACGCTTGGGATCACAAGGAGGTCTACGAGCTCTTGGAACGGGAGCCCGTGGTGCGGGCCTTAAACTACCCTCCCGGCACCCCAGGGCGAGGGTGGTGGCGGCTTGACGCAGGTGGGGAGAGCCTTCTCTTCGTGCAGGTGATGGGCCGGGTCTTCATGGATCCCCTGGACGATCCCTTCCGCACCCTGGATGCCCTTTTAGCCCAGGAGAAGGCGGATTACATCCTGGTGGAGGTGCATGCCGAGGCCACCAGCGAGAAGATGGCCCTGGCCCACTACCTGGATGGCCGGGTTACCGCTGTGCTGGGCACCCACACCCATGTGCCCACCCTGGACGCCATGCGCTTGCCGAAGGGCACCCTGTACCAGACCGATGTGGGCATGACCGGTACGTATGCATCCATCATCGGCGGGGAGGTGGAGACCTTCCTGGCCCGCTTCCTTACGGGCAGGCCCCAACCTTTTCGGGCTGCCCAGGGAAGGGCGCGTTTCCACGCCACCGAGCTGGTTTTGGAGGGCGGCAAAGGGGTTTCCATAGGCCCTTACGTGTGGGAGGAGCCGTGA
- a CDS encoding sialidase family protein: MLEALRMSPAGWWVRSTPLLHVSWQEDRFVATGWYGLLLESPDGLSWHEVPTPTLEALTASALGEGRRVVVGGKATRLQGPPGGPLEPSKGTPLEHRGLWGVAYGRGRYVAVGMEGLVLTSGDGRAWEPVPLGLDRNLWGVAFAQGRFVAVGDHIILVSQDGRHFETLPAPGILNAVAFAQGLFLAVGWGGLILTSQDGRSWHRQASGTWKGLFGIARSERLWVVVGEGGTVLTSSDGMRWHQAVLEGAPFLTGVAWNGSRFVAVGWGLALYTSEDGLAWKPIHPGTGQQLWSVAFGPQGFVAVGHEGPMGIVLFSPEGTAWTLEARVPAWLLGVGWGRGQYVAVGERGTILLSPNGKRWVKVETPVQKWLYAVAYGEDRFVAAGEALLLSREGKVWRAFPLPQEETLLGLTFGAGTFLAAGEKGNLYASRDGIRWEKVLSLGRPWLRGLAHGNGRFVASGHGKVLVAQRGWDWEEASAPHLPKHLPSVTHGDGRFALVGHPRPGEGVVAFSEDGLAWDEAHPLGNEPEGIAYGQGRFVVVGNCGTLLTWP, from the coding sequence GTGCTGGAGGCCTTGCGGATGTCTCCCGCTGGTTGGTGGGTGCGCTCCACCCCCTTGCTGCACGTCTCCTGGCAGGAGGACCGCTTCGTGGCCACCGGCTGGTATGGCCTCCTCCTGGAAAGCCCGGACGGCCTCTCCTGGCACGAGGTACCCACCCCCACCCTCGAGGCCCTCACCGCCTCGGCCCTGGGGGAGGGTCGGCGGGTGGTGGTGGGGGGCAAGGCCACCCGGTTGCAGGGACCCCCTGGGGGCCCCCTGGAGCCAAGCAAAGGAACACCTCTGGAGCACAGGGGCCTTTGGGGGGTGGCCTACGGCAGGGGGCGCTACGTGGCCGTGGGCATGGAAGGGCTGGTCCTGACCTCCGGGGACGGCAGGGCTTGGGAGCCGGTGCCCTTGGGGTTGGACAGGAACCTCTGGGGTGTAGCCTTCGCCCAAGGCCGCTTCGTGGCCGTGGGGGACCACATCATCTTGGTTTCACAAGATGGAAGGCACTTTGAAACGTTGCCAGCCCCGGGCATCCTCAACGCCGTGGCCTTTGCCCAAGGCCTCTTCTTGGCCGTGGGCTGGGGCGGCCTCATCCTCACCTCGCAAGACGGGCGGAGCTGGCACCGCCAGGCTTCGGGAACATGGAAGGGTCTCTTCGGCATTGCGCGGAGCGAACGACTTTGGGTGGTGGTGGGGGAAGGGGGCACGGTCCTGACCTCCTCCGATGGTATGCGCTGGCACCAAGCGGTCCTGGAGGGAGCCCCTTTCCTCACGGGGGTGGCCTGGAACGGAAGCCGCTTCGTGGCCGTGGGTTGGGGCCTGGCCCTCTACACCTCCGAGGACGGCCTTGCCTGGAAGCCCATCCATCCCGGGACGGGTCAGCAACTCTGGAGCGTGGCCTTTGGGCCCCAGGGCTTCGTGGCCGTGGGGCACGAGGGACCCATGGGGATCGTCCTCTTCTCCCCCGAGGGTACCGCCTGGACCCTCGAGGCCCGGGTGCCGGCCTGGCTCCTTGGCGTGGGCTGGGGAAGAGGCCAGTACGTGGCGGTGGGCGAGCGGGGAACCATCCTCCTCTCCCCTAACGGAAAGCGTTGGGTAAAGGTGGAAACCCCCGTGCAGAAGTGGCTCTACGCCGTGGCCTACGGGGAAGACCGCTTCGTGGCCGCGGGCGAGGCCCTCCTTCTCTCCCGGGAGGGGAAGGTGTGGCGCGCTTTTCCCCTACCCCAGGAGGAAACCCTCTTGGGTCTGACCTTTGGGGCCGGCACCTTCCTGGCGGCAGGGGAAAAGGGCAACCTCTACGCCTCCCGGGACGGCATCCGCTGGGAAAAGGTTCTCTCCTTGGGACGCCCTTGGCTTCGCGGCTTGGCCCACGGCAACGGCCGCTTCGTGGCCAGCGGCCACGGAAAGGTGCTGGTGGCCCAAAGGGGCTGGGACTGGGAGGAGGCCTCCGCCCCGCACCTGCCCAAACACCTCCCCAGCGTAACCCACGGGGATGGGCGCTTCGCCTTGGTGGGGCACCCCAGGCCCGGGGAAGGGGTCGTGGCCTTCTCCGAGGATGGCCTCGCTTGGGACGAGGCCCACCCTCTTGGCAACGAGCCCGAGGGCATCGCCTACGGCCAGGGAAGGTTCGTGGTGGTGGGCAACTGCGGAACCCTCCTCACCTGGCCCTGA
- the queA gene encoding tRNA preQ1(34) S-adenosylmethionine ribosyltransferase-isomerase QueA: protein MSLEAYDYFLPEELIAQEGVEPRDAARMLVVYREGLFRAEHRQVRDLPEYLRPRDVLVFNESKVIPARLLAQRPTGGRVEVLLVRERTPGLWEALVGPGRKAKPGTRLRFLSPRDLRVVPDLEAEVVGVEEGGVRLLRFQGDLMAHLEEVGEVPLPPYIKTKIPPERYQTVYAKRPGSVAAPTAGLHFTPELLSRLRGMGVELRFLSLHVGPGTFRPVKGDPEEHEMHPEPYEIPEETAEAINRAKEEARRVVAVGTTVVRALESAYREGVGVVAGGGETRLFIRPPYTFRVIDGLFTNFHLPRSTLIMLVAAFLGYERTMEAYWLAVAERYRFYSLGDAMLIL, encoded by the coding sequence ATGAGCCTCGAGGCCTACGACTACTTCCTGCCCGAAGAGCTCATTGCCCAGGAGGGGGTGGAACCCCGGGACGCGGCGCGGATGCTGGTGGTCTACCGGGAGGGCCTCTTCCGGGCCGAGCACCGCCAGGTCAGGGACCTTCCCGAATACCTCCGCCCGAGGGATGTGCTGGTGTTTAACGAGAGCAAGGTAATCCCCGCCCGCCTCTTGGCCCAAAGGCCCACGGGGGGAAGGGTGGAGGTGCTCTTGGTACGGGAAAGGACTCCAGGGCTTTGGGAGGCCCTGGTGGGTCCCGGCCGCAAGGCCAAGCCTGGCACCAGGCTCCGCTTTCTATCTCCCCGGGACCTCCGGGTGGTTCCGGATCTCGAGGCGGAAGTGGTGGGGGTGGAGGAGGGCGGGGTACGGCTTCTCCGCTTCCAAGGGGATCTGATGGCCCACCTGGAGGAGGTGGGGGAGGTGCCCCTGCCCCCCTACATCAAGACCAAAATCCCTCCGGAACGCTACCAGACCGTGTACGCCAAGCGCCCGGGTTCCGTGGCCGCCCCTACCGCGGGCCTCCACTTCACCCCAGAGCTCCTCTCCCGCCTGAGGGGCATGGGGGTGGAGCTCCGCTTCCTGAGCCTGCACGTGGGCCCCGGCACCTTCCGCCCGGTGAAGGGGGATCCCGAGGAGCACGAGATGCATCCTGAGCCCTACGAAATCCCTGAGGAAACGGCGGAAGCCATCAACCGGGCCAAGGAGGAGGCCCGGCGGGTGGTGGCAGTGGGCACCACCGTGGTGCGGGCCCTGGAAAGCGCTTACCGGGAGGGGGTAGGGGTAGTGGCTGGGGGAGGGGAGACCCGGCTATTCATCCGGCCGCCCTATACCTTCCGGGTGATCGATGGTCTTTTCACCAACTTCCACTTGCCCCGCTCCACCCTGATCATGCTGGTGGCTGCCTTTTTGGGCTACGAACGAACCATGGAGGCCTACTGGCTGGCCGTGGCGGAGCGGTACCGGTTCTACTCCCTGGGGGACGCCATGCTTATCCTCTAG
- a CDS encoding phosphoenolpyruvate carboxylase gives MKPAREDTFDLLRAEVDLLGRLLGEAIRAVSGERFFALVEEVRLLSKARRQGDEGARTTLLKRVEGLSLEEAEALVRAFTHYFHLVNLAEERHRVRVNRLRAEAETPESPRPEGFLALARALKERGLSLEEVEAHLNRLELWLTFTAHPTETRRRTLRHHLEKLQEELEAQDRSRLAARVALLYATEEVRKARPTVEDEIKGGLYYLPTTLWQAVPRVVEGLEAALEKVYGKRPRLKSPVRFRSWIGGDRDGNPFVTPEVTAFAARYARQVARERFLLELENLVRDLSLSESKVPVPRGVREGGEETERFPGEPYRRFFARLYARLEKGEVSTEELLRALRVAEEGLASVGLEQVAASFLRPLEARLFAFGLELAPLDLREESGKLLEAAAELLRVGGVHPDFLSLSPEAQEALLTEELRSARPLLPVGHEPQGEALRVALGAFRAWRDKGAHVVSMTHHPGDLLAVFLLAREVGLYRPGAPLPLDVVPLFETLEDLHRAPEVLTRLLQNPVFLAHARGRGGVEIMIGYSDSNKDAGFLAANLALYEAQETLAKVGQSFGLPVFFFHGRGTSTARGGGPAGRAIASLPPRSVGHRIRLTEQGEALADRYSHPELAVRHLEQLLFYFAQAALGEGVEPRPEWREALWQAGEESMRRYRALLAQEGFFPFFEAFTPIREIGELPIASRPVYRHGRVREIRDLRAIPWVMAWTQVRLLLPGWYGLTALEALPLDLLRQMYREWPFFATTLENAAMALAKADLGVAELYLRLVPEKLHSLFHSLAQEYQKTVALLESIFQAPLLHNQKTLERQIALRNPYVDPINFVQVELLRRYRAPGGREDEALKKALLLSILGVAAGLRNAG, from the coding sequence GTGAAGCCTGCGAGGGAGGATACCTTTGACCTTTTGCGGGCAGAGGTGGACCTTCTGGGCCGCCTTTTGGGCGAGGCCATCCGGGCGGTTTCGGGGGAACGTTTTTTCGCCTTGGTGGAGGAGGTGCGCCTCCTATCCAAGGCCCGACGACAGGGGGACGAAGGAGCGAGGACCACCCTTTTGAAACGGGTGGAGGGGCTTTCCCTCGAGGAGGCCGAGGCCCTGGTGCGGGCCTTTACCCACTACTTCCACCTGGTCAACCTGGCGGAGGAGAGGCACCGGGTGCGGGTGAACCGCCTTAGGGCTGAGGCGGAAACCCCAGAGAGCCCGAGGCCCGAGGGCTTCTTGGCCCTAGCCAGGGCCTTGAAGGAAAGGGGGCTTTCCCTGGAAGAGGTGGAGGCCCACCTGAACCGGCTGGAGCTATGGCTCACCTTTACCGCCCATCCCACCGAAACCCGCAGGCGGACCCTAAGGCATCATTTGGAAAAATTACAGGAAGAGCTGGAGGCCCAAGACCGTTCCCGCTTGGCGGCCAGGGTGGCCCTGCTCTATGCCACCGAGGAGGTGCGCAAGGCCAGGCCCACGGTGGAGGACGAGATCAAAGGCGGGCTTTACTACCTGCCCACCACCCTCTGGCAGGCGGTACCCCGGGTGGTGGAGGGCCTCGAGGCTGCCCTGGAGAAGGTCTATGGCAAGCGTCCCCGCCTGAAGAGCCCGGTGCGCTTCAGGAGCTGGATCGGGGGGGACCGGGATGGCAACCCCTTCGTTACCCCTGAGGTGACCGCCTTTGCCGCTCGATATGCCCGCCAGGTGGCCCGGGAGCGGTTTTTGCTGGAACTGGAAAACCTGGTGCGGGACCTTTCCCTTTCCGAAAGCAAAGTTCCCGTGCCCAGGGGGGTGCGGGAGGGAGGGGAGGAAACGGAGCGCTTCCCCGGGGAGCCCTACCGGCGGTTCTTCGCCAGGCTTTATGCCCGTCTGGAGAAGGGTGAGGTGAGCACGGAGGAGCTTTTGCGAGCCCTGAGGGTGGCAGAGGAGGGCCTGGCCTCCGTGGGCTTGGAACAGGTGGCGGCCTCCTTCCTCCGTCCCCTCGAGGCCCGCCTTTTCGCCTTCGGCCTGGAGCTTGCGCCCTTGGACCTGAGGGAGGAGTCCGGGAAACTCCTGGAGGCGGCGGCGGAACTCCTGAGGGTTGGGGGGGTCCACCCCGATTTCCTCTCCTTGTCCCCCGAGGCCCAGGAGGCCCTCCTCACCGAGGAGTTGAGAAGCGCCCGTCCCCTTCTGCCCGTGGGCCATGAGCCCCAGGGGGAGGCCCTGCGGGTGGCGCTCGGGGCCTTTCGGGCCTGGCGGGACAAGGGGGCCCACGTGGTGTCCATGACCCACCACCCCGGGGATCTCCTTGCTGTGTTCCTTCTCGCCCGGGAGGTGGGGCTTTACCGGCCGGGAGCCCCGTTGCCCCTGGATGTGGTGCCCCTCTTTGAGACCCTCGAGGACCTCCACCGGGCCCCGGAGGTGCTCACCCGCCTTCTGCAAAACCCCGTCTTCCTGGCCCACGCCCGGGGCCGGGGCGGGGTGGAGATCATGATCGGCTACTCTGACTCCAATAAGGACGCTGGCTTCCTAGCCGCCAATCTGGCCCTTTACGAGGCCCAGGAGACCTTGGCCAAGGTGGGGCAGAGCTTCGGCCTGCCGGTTTTCTTCTTCCACGGCCGGGGTACCTCCACCGCCCGGGGCGGGGGGCCTGCGGGCCGGGCCATCGCCAGCCTGCCCCCCAGGAGCGTGGGGCACCGCATCCGCCTCACGGAACAGGGGGAGGCCCTGGCGGATCGGTACAGCCACCCCGAGCTGGCCGTGCGCCACCTGGAGCAACTTCTCTTTTACTTCGCCCAGGCGGCCTTGGGCGAGGGGGTGGAGCCTAGACCTGAGTGGCGGGAGGCCCTGTGGCAGGCAGGGGAGGAGAGCATGCGCCGCTACCGAGCCCTTTTGGCCCAGGAGGGTTTCTTCCCCTTTTTCGAGGCCTTTACCCCCATCCGGGAGATCGGGGAACTCCCCATCGCCAGCCGTCCTGTGTACCGCCACGGCCGGGTGCGGGAGATCCGCGACCTCAGGGCCATTCCCTGGGTGATGGCCTGGACCCAGGTGCGCCTGCTCCTGCCCGGCTGGTACGGGCTTACGGCCCTGGAGGCCTTGCCCCTGGACCTTCTCAGGCAGATGTACCGGGAGTGGCCCTTCTTCGCCACCACCCTGGAGAATGCCGCCATGGCCTTGGCCAAGGCGGACCTGGGGGTAGCGGAGCTTTACCTGCGCCTGGTTCCGGAAAAGCTACACTCCCTCTTCCACAGCCTTGCCCAGGAGTACCAAAAGACGGTGGCGCTTTTGGAAAGCATCTTCCAGGCTCCCCTCCTTCACAACCAAAAGACCTTGGAAAGGCAGATCGCCTTGCGCAACCCCTACGTGGACCCCATCAACTTCGTGCAGGTGGAGCTTCTCCGCCGCTACCGCGCTCCTGGGGGCAGGGAGGATGAGGCCTTGAAGAAGGCCCTTCTCCTTTCCATCCTGGGGGTGGCGGCGGGCCTTAGAAATGCGGGTTAA